A single genomic interval of Croceibacter atlanticus HTCC2559 harbors:
- a CDS encoding DEAD/DEAH box helicase, translated as MSFKKLEPSIKQVLTEKEFIAPTKFQKQAISKIKSGVNLFGIGPEGCGKTTALIIGVIQKLKSAFEDAPRALIIVENKEKALELESQFLPFLKPTDLRLYLAYDEQRFDHQKDEIYDGVDIVIATPKRLTELFQRTGINVTQLQMYIIDDAEFLTRGTQLSLVNRIPESIPKCQYIMSSTLFHDKLERLQDSFMFGAHLVTVK; from the coding sequence TTGTCATTTAAAAAATTAGAACCTTCAATTAAGCAAGTCCTTACAGAAAAGGAATTTATAGCGCCTACAAAATTTCAGAAACAAGCTATTTCTAAAATTAAAAGTGGTGTAAATCTGTTTGGAATTGGTCCAGAAGGTTGCGGTAAAACCACTGCATTAATTATAGGAGTTATTCAAAAACTAAAATCAGCTTTTGAAGATGCGCCTAGAGCATTAATAATTGTGGAGAACAAAGAGAAAGCTTTAGAGCTAGAATCACAATTTCTTCCTTTTTTAAAACCAACAGATTTAAGATTGTATTTGGCTTATGATGAGCAGCGTTTTGATCATCAAAAAGATGAAATTTATGATGGTGTAGATATTGTTATTGCTACTCCAAAAAGACTTACAGAGCTTTTTCAGAGAACAGGAATAAATGTTACGCAATTGCAAATGTACATTATAGATGATGCTGAGTTCTTGACAAGAGGAACTCAATTGTCTTTGGTAAACCGCATACCAGAAAGTATTCCCAAATGTCAATATATTATGAGTTCAACTCTATTTCATGACAAGCTAGAGCGCTTGCAGGACTCATTTATGTTTGGAGCCCACTTGGTAACCGTTAAATAA